In Streptomyces sp. RFCAC02, the following proteins share a genomic window:
- the mutM gene encoding bifunctional DNA-formamidopyrimidine glycosylase/DNA-(apurinic or apyrimidinic site) lyase produces the protein MPELPEVEVVRRGLDRWVGGRTVLTAEVLHPRAVRRHPAGADDFTARLSGLRVTAVRRRGKYLWLPLGGRDGGTALLAHLGMSGQLLVQPGGTPDEKHLRIRLTFEDAVRGELRFVDQRTFGGLSLHPVGADGLPDVIAHIARDPLDPEFDEDRFHAALCRRRTTVKRALLDQSLISGVGNIYADEALWRARLHYDRPTAGLTRPRTAELVGHLRAVMDAALAVGGTSFDSLYVNVNGQSGYFDRSLDVYGREGLPCHRCGTPVRRRPWMNRSSHFCPKCQRPPRG, from the coding sequence TTGCCTGAGCTGCCCGAGGTCGAGGTCGTCCGGCGCGGTCTCGACCGGTGGGTCGGCGGCCGCACGGTGCTCACCGCCGAGGTGCTGCACCCGCGCGCCGTACGGCGGCACCCTGCCGGTGCCGACGACTTCACGGCCCGGCTGTCCGGCCTGCGGGTCACGGCCGTCCGGCGGCGCGGCAAGTACCTGTGGCTGCCGCTCGGCGGCCGGGACGGCGGGACGGCGCTGCTCGCCCACCTCGGGATGAGCGGCCAGCTCCTCGTGCAGCCCGGCGGCACCCCGGACGAGAAGCACCTGCGGATCCGCCTCACCTTCGAGGACGCGGTGCGCGGTGAGCTGCGGTTCGTGGACCAGCGGACGTTCGGCGGCCTGTCGCTGCACCCGGTGGGTGCCGACGGCCTGCCCGACGTGATCGCGCACATCGCGCGGGACCCCCTCGACCCCGAGTTCGACGAGGACCGTTTTCACGCGGCGCTGTGCCGCCGCCGCACCACCGTGAAGCGTGCCCTGCTCGACCAGTCCCTGATCAGCGGCGTCGGCAACATCTACGCGGACGAGGCGCTGTGGCGCGCCCGGCTGCACTACGACCGGCCCACCGCCGGCCTGACGCGCCCGCGGACGGCCGAACTGGTGGGGCATCTCCGCGCCGTGATGGACGCGGCGCTCGCCGTCGGCGGCACGAGCTTCGACAGCCTCTACGTCAACGTGAACGGGCAGTCCGGCTACTTCGACCGCTCGCTCGACGTCTACGGCCGTGAGGGCCTGCCGTGCCACCGCTGCGGGACCCCGGTCCGGCGCCGGCCGTGGATGAACCGGTCGAGTCACTTCTGCCCGAAGTGCCAGCGCCCGCCGCGCGGCTGA
- a CDS encoding CAP domain-containing protein — translation MGVGSGLLPGMGDAFAPSDSPASDDTRAQPPEPSLPVGSVSPEASASPSADRTAQPEESRSPERETTDASSSPAEETEAPQDDESTSEAEETPSADDTADDAPDAEETEATEESTPSDEPTTEATEPAEDTATEPAPEETVAPDPADDGSGSAADEQLAAAQEVLSLVNAERAAAGLRSLTLDPSLSALANAYSADMAARGFFDHTDPDGRTPWDRAADAGILNLGGENIARGQVDAEAVVEAWMASEGHRDNILNPVYTTMGLGVQFGDGGPWWTQVFGY, via the coding sequence GTGGGAGTCGGCAGCGGGCTGCTGCCGGGCATGGGGGACGCGTTCGCCCCCAGCGACTCACCCGCGTCGGACGACACACGGGCGCAGCCGCCCGAGCCCTCCCTGCCCGTCGGCTCCGTGTCGCCCGAGGCGTCCGCCTCGCCGAGCGCGGACCGCACGGCACAGCCGGAGGAGAGCCGAAGCCCCGAGCGGGAGACGACCGACGCGTCGTCATCCCCGGCGGAGGAGACCGAGGCCCCGCAGGACGACGAGAGCACCTCCGAGGCCGAGGAGACGCCGTCGGCCGACGACACGGCGGACGACGCCCCGGACGCGGAGGAGACGGAGGCGACCGAGGAGAGCACGCCGTCCGACGAGCCCACCACCGAGGCCACCGAACCGGCCGAGGACACCGCGACGGAGCCGGCCCCCGAGGAGACGGTCGCGCCCGACCCCGCCGACGACGGTTCCGGCAGCGCGGCCGACGAGCAGCTCGCGGCCGCCCAGGAGGTCCTGTCGCTCGTCAACGCGGAACGCGCCGCCGCCGGCCTGCGCAGCCTCACCCTCGACCCGTCGCTCAGCGCCCTCGCGAACGCCTACAGCGCCGACATGGCCGCCCGCGGCTTCTTCGACCACACGGACCCCGACGGCCGCACCCCCTGGGACCGCGCGGCCGACGCCGGCATCCTCAACCTCGGCGGCGAGAACATAGCCCGCGGCCAGGTGGACGCGGAGGCCGTGGTCGAGGCGTGGATGGCCAGCGAGGGACACCGCGACAACATCCTCAACCCCGTCTACACCACGATGGGCCTCGGCGTGCAGTTCGGCGACGGCGGCCCCTGGTGGACGCAGGTCTTCGGCTACTGA
- a CDS encoding acylphosphatase — protein MEQTAGESRNQDGTVRMTAWVRGRVQGVGFRWFTREQALSIGGLRGFASNRDDGRVQVVAEGDRVACERLLAWLRDGDTPGRVDGVTEIWDTPRGGYPDFAIR, from the coding sequence ATGGAGCAGACGGCGGGGGAGTCCCGGAATCAGGACGGAACGGTCCGTATGACCGCATGGGTGCGAGGCCGCGTCCAGGGGGTCGGTTTCCGCTGGTTCACCCGTGAGCAGGCACTTTCCATCGGCGGTCTGCGCGGATTCGCGTCCAATCGGGACGACGGCCGGGTGCAGGTGGTGGCCGAGGGCGACCGGGTGGCCTGTGAACGCCTGCTCGCCTGGCTGCGCGACGGCGACACGCCCGGCCGCGTCGACGGAGTCACCGAGATATGGGACACACCGCGTGGCGGCTATCCGGATTTCGCCATCAGATGA